In Flammeovirgaceae bacterium 311, one DNA window encodes the following:
- a CDS encoding antibiotic biosynthesis monooxygenase (COG2329 Uncharacterized enzyme involved in biosynthesis of extracellular polysaccharides), producing the protein MILEVALLQVKKEFAHQFEKDFALAGKFISAIDGYLKHSLQKCIEQENKYLLLVEWRSLEDHTIGFRQSAEYQEWKALLHHYYDPFPVVEHFQTVLEHAGNADTAKKDNV; encoded by the coding sequence ATGATTTTAGAAGTAGCGCTCCTCCAGGTGAAAAAAGAGTTTGCGCATCAGTTTGAGAAAGACTTTGCGTTAGCTGGCAAATTCATCAGCGCTATTGACGGGTATTTAAAGCATAGCCTGCAAAAATGTATTGAACAGGAAAATAAATACCTGCTGCTGGTAGAGTGGAGAAGCCTGGAGGATCATACAATAGGTTTCAGGCAGTCAGCAGAGTACCAGGAATGGAAAGCCCTGCTGCACCACTACTACGATCCTTTTCCAGTAGTTGAACACTTCCAGACAGTGCTCGAGCATGCAGGCAACGCCGATACCGCTAAAAAAGACAATGTCTGA
- a CDS encoding Isoquinoline 1-oxidoreductase (COG2080 Aerobic-type carbon monoxide dehydrogenase, small subunit CoxS/CutS homologs) — MAEYKLSINGKSLTVEAEPATPLLWVIRDTLGMMGTKFGCGMAQCGACTVHLEGTAIRSCTFPVSAAVGKKITTIEGISEDNSHPVQRAWIEVQVPQCGYCQSGQIMSAVALLSKNQKPTDQDIDLAMQGNLCRCGTYPRVRKAIHLAANMMTHEIN; from the coding sequence ATGGCAGAATATAAGTTAAGCATCAATGGGAAGAGCCTAACGGTTGAGGCAGAACCCGCAACGCCATTGCTCTGGGTAATACGGGATACTCTCGGCATGATGGGTACCAAGTTTGGCTGTGGTATGGCTCAGTGTGGCGCCTGTACTGTTCACTTAGAGGGTACTGCTATAAGATCATGTACTTTTCCTGTGTCGGCGGCGGTTGGCAAAAAGATAACAACCATTGAAGGCATCAGTGAGGATAACTCCCATCCGGTGCAGCGGGCATGGATAGAAGTGCAGGTTCCGCAATGCGGCTACTGCCAGTCTGGGCAGATTATGTCTGCCGTAGCCCTCCTGAGCAAGAATCAAAAGCCCACTGACCAGGATATAGACCTGGCCATGCAGGGAAATTTATGCCGCTGTGGCACCTATCCACGCGTAAGAAAAGCAATTCACCTGGCTGCTAACATGATGACGCATGAAATCAACTAA
- a CDS encoding metallo-beta-lactamase (COG0491 Zn-dependent hydrolases, including glyoxylases), which translates to MNVALDVLEVPFSFDGKEEAIYPVVLRNGYEAILIDCGYAGFLPKIEAAARLHGIFLEMLSGIIITHHDIDHMGGLYELKAEYPSLKVYASEVEAKYISGKHKSLRLQQAEDMFPTLPEEQKQGALYFQEMLRTVKTVEVDQTFSEDEAPSFFRGISIINTPGHMPGHISVYVAALKTLVAADALVVESGELEIANPHYTLDLQRAIASVKKLQQLEIDKIVCYHGGVVEGDIPGRLDKLISRYSHI; encoded by the coding sequence ATGAATGTAGCGTTAGATGTACTGGAAGTCCCATTTAGCTTTGATGGAAAAGAAGAAGCTATTTATCCTGTTGTACTACGGAATGGGTACGAAGCCATATTGATTGATTGTGGCTATGCAGGCTTTCTGCCAAAGATAGAAGCCGCAGCCAGGCTCCATGGCATTTTCCTTGAAATGCTTAGCGGCATTATTATAACCCATCATGATATAGACCATATGGGTGGTCTATACGAGCTTAAGGCTGAATACCCTTCCCTAAAAGTCTACGCATCCGAAGTTGAGGCAAAGTACATCAGTGGGAAGCATAAATCGCTAAGACTGCAACAGGCGGAAGATATGTTTCCTACACTCCCGGAGGAGCAAAAGCAGGGAGCCTTATATTTTCAGGAAATGCTAAGAACCGTTAAAACTGTTGAAGTTGACCAGACCTTCTCCGAAGATGAAGCCCCGTCTTTTTTCAGGGGGATTAGCATAATTAACACACCAGGCCATATGCCCGGGCATATCTCTGTCTATGTAGCAGCCCTTAAGACCCTGGTTGCAGCCGATGCACTGGTTGTTGAAAGTGGTGAATTGGAGATTGCCAATCCGCATTATACCCTGGATTTGCAGCGTGCGATAGCATCGGTAAAGAAGCTGCAGCAGCTGGAGATTGATAAAATAGTTTGCTACCATGGAGGAGTTGTTGAGGGCGATATCCCCGGCCGCCTGGATAAACTAATCTCGAGGTACAGTCACATCTGA
- a CDS encoding TonB-dependent receptor plug (COG4771 Outer membrane receptor for ferrienterochelin and colicins): protein MRRVLFGLLFFLLSSANSWAQSCKINGQVVDAATGESLPGATVFINSLQGGVTDARGHFTFQELAAGPHQLQISFVGYQKQILSVLLKADTALSLKVKLLPVQEQLEALVIEASVEKTSYSSNLTSVTYLKPEDIQKSVGILGETDLIKTLQLKPGVQSGSEGNSGFYVRGGQSDQNLVLLDGVSIYNPSHLFGMFSVFNSDLLEDVSLYKGSFPARFGGRLSSVLDIGLKEGSLEEFKGSGGVGLISSRLTLEGPLVKDKLSLMVSGRRTYFDAITRSINKSMADDPDYQPIPDYYFYDLNAKLFFKPGKDDEFSFTFYQGNDKFYFNDKRFAFDFIWGNKAGILQWRHLFSERFNGKFSLSATKYDYQIRNNIENISQTAGSGIFDLNAAADFALEAGKGHYITFGAALSRHSFNLLRIQEQENADAVIKSSNSDKVPAYESAVYVSDEWEISDRVGVEGGLRLTGFSALHKNFVGLEPRMSLRWQAARRMALKASFSQAYQYVHLVNSSATSLPTSFWYPSNKDIRPQLATQYALGLDTRLSDTWKFSNELYYRDMLRQIDFDNGAEMYGNPNVTEDLIFGKGWAYGNEFYLEKVKGKTTGWIGYTLSWTWRKFDEINGGNPFMAAHDRRHDISIVARHQLSKRLEASITWVYGSGSLTTLPPGRFYVQGQQATLSKIVPLYTERNNFQIPAYHRMDAGLIYKLKPRWGEAELSLGVYNAYNRRNVYFMYFERLPQEKSKELKLVARQVSLFPVLPSVSFNYKF, encoded by the coding sequence ATGCGAAGAGTTTTATTTGGGCTGCTATTTTTTCTTCTCTCTTCGGCAAATTCATGGGCGCAGTCCTGTAAAATTAATGGTCAGGTAGTAGATGCAGCCACCGGCGAAAGCCTGCCGGGCGCTACTGTCTTTATCAACTCTTTACAGGGAGGCGTTACAGATGCCAGAGGACATTTTACATTTCAGGAACTAGCTGCAGGGCCGCACCAGCTGCAGATTTCTTTTGTGGGTTATCAAAAGCAAATTCTTAGCGTTTTATTAAAAGCAGATACTGCCTTATCCTTAAAGGTAAAGCTGCTGCCAGTGCAGGAGCAATTAGAAGCGCTTGTCATAGAAGCCAGTGTTGAAAAAACTTCCTATTCCAGTAATCTCACCAGTGTTACTTATCTAAAGCCGGAAGATATTCAGAAATCGGTAGGCATTCTTGGCGAAACAGATCTTATCAAAACCCTGCAGCTTAAGCCGGGCGTGCAGAGTGGCAGCGAAGGAAACAGTGGCTTTTATGTTCGTGGCGGCCAGTCTGATCAGAACCTGGTGCTGCTTGATGGGGTAAGTATTTACAACCCATCACACTTATTTGGCATGTTTAGCGTGTTTAACAGCGATTTGCTGGAGGATGTAAGTCTGTACAAGGGGAGCTTTCCTGCCCGCTTTGGCGGCCGTTTATCTTCTGTGCTGGATATAGGCCTTAAAGAAGGTAGTTTAGAGGAATTTAAAGGTTCTGGCGGCGTTGGGCTGATCTCCTCCAGGCTTACGCTGGAGGGCCCGCTGGTAAAAGACAAACTTTCCCTGATGGTTTCCGGCCGCAGAACTTATTTTGATGCTATTACGCGCAGTATTAACAAGTCTATGGCTGATGATCCCGACTACCAGCCTATTCCCGATTATTACTTTTACGACCTGAACGCCAAGTTATTTTTTAAGCCGGGAAAAGACGATGAGTTTAGCTTTACTTTTTATCAGGGCAATGATAAATTTTATTTTAATGATAAGCGCTTTGCGTTCGATTTCATCTGGGGTAATAAGGCAGGTATTCTACAATGGCGGCATCTGTTCTCTGAGAGGTTTAACGGTAAATTTTCACTATCTGCCACCAAGTACGATTACCAGATCCGAAACAACATAGAAAATATTTCCCAGACAGCCGGCTCGGGAATTTTTGATCTGAATGCTGCAGCAGATTTTGCGCTGGAGGCAGGGAAGGGACACTACATCACCTTTGGTGCAGCCTTATCGCGGCACAGTTTTAATTTATTGCGTATTCAGGAACAGGAGAATGCCGATGCGGTAATTAAATCGAGTAATTCAGATAAAGTGCCGGCCTATGAAAGCGCTGTTTATGTTTCTGATGAATGGGAAATCAGCGATCGGGTAGGGGTAGAAGGAGGTTTAAGGCTTACCGGCTTCTCGGCATTGCATAAAAATTTTGTGGGCCTCGAGCCCCGGATGAGCCTAAGGTGGCAGGCTGCCAGAAGAATGGCACTGAAAGCCAGCTTCAGCCAGGCCTACCAGTACGTGCACCTGGTTAACAGTTCAGCTACATCACTACCTACTAGCTTCTGGTACCCCTCCAACAAAGACATCAGGCCGCAGCTGGCCACCCAGTATGCCCTTGGGCTCGACACCAGGTTAAGCGATACCTGGAAGTTTTCCAATGAACTCTATTACCGGGATATGCTCCGCCAGATTGATTTCGACAACGGAGCCGAAATGTACGGTAACCCCAATGTAACCGAAGATCTGATATTTGGAAAGGGGTGGGCCTATGGCAATGAATTTTACCTGGAAAAAGTAAAAGGCAAAACAACAGGCTGGATCGGATATACCCTCAGCTGGACCTGGCGGAAATTTGATGAGATCAATGGCGGAAATCCTTTTATGGCAGCCCACGACAGACGCCACGACATTAGTATTGTTGCCCGCCATCAATTAAGCAAAAGGCTGGAAGCAAGCATTACCTGGGTTTACGGCAGTGGCTCTTTAACCACCCTGCCACCCGGAAGATTTTATGTGCAGGGGCAGCAGGCAACACTCTCCAAAATAGTACCCCTTTATACCGAGCGCAATAATTTCCAGATACCGGCCTATCATAGAATGGATGCAGGCCTGATCTATAAACTTAAACCACGCTGGGGAGAGGCCGAGCTAAGCCTGGGCGTTTACAATGCCTACAACCGCCGCAATGTGTACTTTATGTACTTTGAGCGTTTACCGCAGGAAAAAAGTAAAGAATTAAAGCTGGTGGCAAGACAAGTTTCTTTATTTCCTGTTTTACCTTCAGTAAGTTTCAATTATAAGTTTTAA
- a CDS encoding cytochrome c class I (COG2010 Cytochrome c, mono- and diheme variants) has protein sequence MFMYKLPMKLLLASLAVSVMVTSFSVQQDNGLQESIKRGEQIYTANCVSCHMMGGEGIAGAFPPLAKSDYLLADPERAIHHTIHGVSGEITVNGVTYNGVMPPQSHLSDEEVADVMNYILNSWGNKGGPITASQVKAKRS, from the coding sequence ATGTTTATGTATAAACTGCCAATGAAGTTACTCCTGGCGTCACTAGCCGTTTCTGTAATGGTCACCTCTTTTTCTGTGCAGCAGGATAATGGGCTGCAGGAAAGCATCAAAAGAGGTGAGCAGATTTATACTGCGAACTGCGTTTCCTGCCATATGATGGGAGGAGAAGGGATCGCAGGGGCATTTCCTCCGCTGGCAAAGTCCGATTATCTATTGGCAGATCCCGAAAGGGCCATACACCATACCATTCATGGTGTTAGTGGTGAGATCACCGTAAATGGTGTTACGTACAATGGGGTAATGCCGCCGCAAAGCCACCTTAGCGATGAGGAAGTAGCCGATGTGATGAATTACATCCTGAACAGCTGGGGAAACAAGGGAGGGCCAATTACTGCCAGCCAGGTAAAAGCGAAAAGATCCTGA
- a CDS encoding hypothetical protein (COG2982 Uncharacterized protein involved in outer membrane biogenesis) has protein sequence MLRRLAKIFLSMVLVLLLLVLAAFTLVHVYQDEIVAMFVQQANRYVKTPVKAEKISVSLFSTFPHAAVTFENVWIKESYEGSDEPLATAGHIHCSFSLMDLLRKKYRIREIQLQNAEVFLKVKANGEVNYTIIEQPDDEPADPEQSLRFDLNSIKLENVRLHYQDKQNEQHYKLLAKYLRAGLGIDGPLYSIELKGNLHTDSLLVGNDAYLRNQPVEVTSRFSYNNNSGELRLEPTNLLVQDSDFWVEGTIGTSGTTRLDLTLEAKKADFQTVEAILPLAFTSSVRNYRSKGNIWFKGTVNGLASSQEIPEIAVDFKTDAASFYHPDYKQALEKIELRGSFNNGSKRSAASSVLRVEKLEASLNGRLIRGSFTLSNFDDYYLSFKTDSELDANSLLRFYPIEGISNAGGLLKVNMEFKGRLQDLKHSSTLQRIQAGGEVVLRDLKFQRQGSPYPFKGMKGSLIFRNQDLALSNLSGNAGSSHFIINGLFKNIFAYLLLENQPIAIEADLQSDFLNLDELLADAKAAETKTLKASAALPEGEKYYAFDIRPDLNLYFNCKVKQLHFDRFRAKDIAGELVVEKGVAYVKGARLSAAGGKMQLNGHIDARRAKDVIVTAKARFDGINADSVFYVFHNFSQDFLADRHLKGKISADVATTMEFDKKLRFRYEKLIVDSDMLITNGQLKGFEPMQELSVFINEKRLSDIRFSNINSKVSVRNETIYLPSTTIQSDITTVTIAGTHTFDQQIDYSVKVPLKAVLTGKKDQMPASAVRPEAGAPHLFVRIYGTTDDFKIGYDTYAVKEKIVTDIKKEKEELRDVIKNKGRKTEDVVTPDEEEFFDW, from the coding sequence ATGCTCAGGCGCTTGGCTAAAATTTTCCTTTCGATGGTGCTGGTACTGCTACTGCTGGTACTGGCTGCCTTTACCTTGGTACACGTTTACCAGGATGAAATTGTGGCCATGTTTGTGCAACAGGCAAACCGCTATGTGAAAACACCGGTAAAGGCCGAAAAAATCTCTGTATCGCTCTTCTCCACCTTTCCTCATGCGGCAGTAACCTTCGAGAATGTGTGGATCAAAGAATCTTATGAGGGCAGCGATGAACCACTGGCAACCGCAGGACACATTCACTGCTCCTTCAGCCTCATGGACCTGCTGCGTAAAAAATACCGCATCCGCGAAATTCAGCTCCAGAATGCCGAGGTTTTCCTGAAGGTAAAAGCCAATGGAGAGGTAAACTATACCATTATTGAACAACCCGATGACGAACCTGCAGACCCGGAGCAAAGCCTGCGTTTTGACCTGAACAGCATAAAGCTGGAAAATGTGCGCCTGCATTATCAGGATAAACAAAACGAACAGCACTATAAACTGCTGGCTAAATATTTAAGAGCAGGCCTGGGCATTGACGGTCCTTTGTACAGCATTGAGCTGAAGGGCAACCTGCATACCGACAGCCTGCTGGTAGGCAACGACGCCTATCTGCGTAACCAGCCGGTAGAGGTAACCAGCCGGTTTAGCTATAATAATAACAGCGGAGAGCTTCGGCTGGAACCAACCAACCTGCTGGTGCAGGATTCTGACTTTTGGGTAGAGGGCACCATAGGTACCAGCGGTACTACACGGCTGGATTTAACACTGGAGGCGAAGAAAGCCGATTTTCAAACCGTTGAGGCCATTCTGCCTCTTGCCTTTACCAGCTCTGTGCGGAACTACCGCAGCAAAGGCAATATTTGGTTTAAAGGTACTGTAAACGGACTGGCAAGCAGCCAGGAAATACCCGAAATTGCAGTTGATTTTAAAACCGATGCTGCTTCTTTCTACCACCCCGATTATAAACAGGCACTCGAGAAAATAGAATTGCGCGGCAGCTTTAACAATGGTAGCAAGCGTTCTGCTGCATCCTCGGTATTAAGGGTAGAAAAGCTGGAGGCAAGCCTGAACGGAAGGCTGATCAGAGGATCGTTCACCCTTAGCAATTTCGATGATTACTACCTGTCTTTTAAAACCGATTCGGAACTGGATGCAAATTCGCTGCTGCGCTTTTACCCCATAGAAGGAATAAGCAATGCCGGAGGTTTGCTGAAAGTGAATATGGAGTTTAAAGGCCGTCTGCAGGATCTGAAACATAGCAGTACACTGCAGCGCATACAGGCCGGAGGCGAAGTGGTGCTGCGCGACCTGAAGTTTCAGCGACAGGGATCACCCTATCCTTTTAAGGGTATGAAAGGCAGCCTTATTTTCCGTAACCAGGATCTGGCCTTAAGCAACCTTAGCGGCAATGCAGGGAGCAGCCATTTTATTATAAATGGATTGTTCAAAAACATTTTTGCCTACCTGCTGCTGGAGAACCAGCCAATTGCCATCGAGGCAGATTTACAATCTGATTTTCTAAACCTGGATGAGCTACTGGCAGATGCCAAGGCTGCAGAAACGAAAACCCTGAAAGCCTCGGCTGCCCTGCCGGAAGGTGAGAAGTACTATGCCTTTGACATCAGGCCCGATCTGAACCTCTATTTTAACTGTAAGGTAAAGCAACTACACTTTGACCGCTTCAGGGCCAAAGACATAGCCGGAGAGTTAGTTGTTGAAAAAGGGGTGGCCTATGTAAAAGGTGCCCGCTTATCGGCAGCAGGTGGTAAAATGCAGCTAAACGGCCACATAGATGCCCGCAGGGCCAAAGATGTGATCGTAACGGCCAAAGCCCGCTTTGATGGCATCAATGCCGACAGCGTGTTTTATGTGTTCCATAACTTCAGCCAGGATTTTCTGGCCGACCGCCACCTGAAGGGTAAGATCAGCGCCGATGTTGCCACCACCATGGAGTTTGATAAAAAACTGCGTTTCCGCTACGAAAAACTTATCGTGGATTCGGATATGCTGATCACCAACGGGCAGCTGAAAGGCTTTGAGCCCATGCAGGAGCTCTCTGTTTTCATCAATGAAAAACGCCTGTCTGATATTCGTTTTTCCAACATCAACAGCAAGGTAAGTGTAAGAAACGAAACTATTTACCTGCCATCTACCACCATACAGTCAGACATAACTACTGTTACCATTGCAGGTACCCACACCTTTGATCAGCAGATTGATTACAGTGTAAAAGTGCCGCTTAAGGCAGTCCTTACCGGAAAAAAAGATCAGATGCCAGCTTCTGCCGTGCGTCCGGAAGCAGGTGCTCCGCACCTTTTTGTGAGAATATACGGTACCACCGACGATTTTAAAATAGGCTATGATACCTATGCTGTAAAAGAGAAAATAGTAACTGATATTAAAAAGGAAAAAGAAGAGCTCAGGGACGTTATTAAAAATAAAGGGAGAAAAACCGAAGATGTGGTAACGCCTGATGAAGAAGAATTTTTTGATTGGTAA
- a CDS encoding Isoquinoline 1-oxidoreductase (COG1529 Aerobic-type carbon monoxide dehydrogenase, large subunit CoxL/CutL homologs) — MKSTKGVSRRTFLKRSSATGIFLALGFPAAALEAVAEKMPPLQNMVLEALKGIEINPFIIIEQSGKITIVSHKPDMGQGTWQSIPTVVAEELDVDPATITIKSSVGEKKFGDQLAAGSSSIRGSWNTLRKSGAAAREMLMTTAAQQWGVPVAECSTANARVLHASTGKSLGYGELIEAASKLPVPAEPKLKAATAFKWVGKSVPKPDVPLKVNGTAVYGMDMKVPGMLYASVERCPTITGKLLSFDDSNARAVKGVKQVLKSERPFFSRTFEGVAVIADNYYSALEGRKKLAIEWDTSAEKGVDSDAFIASLHELAGQEGAVHDQAPEFNLVLEQASQKHTADYETPFLAHSPLEPENALVHVRDGECEIWAPMQGPDGVVNAVSEYLGIPYEKVTIHVPFLGGGFGRKAFTDYILEAAYLSRELKAPVKVVWTREDDTLQGPFRSASVSRMEGALDKEGKLLALHHKIVAPSIQGQLWNGLQENTPDVWAMEGISKHDSPYQVPNYKTSFVLAETSIPIAWWRSVYASASMFGHESFIDELAHMSGKDPLDMRIEMSQNDSRYRKVLEALKEKSGWAGKLSAGKGKGCAITKSFGSIVAHALFMGRNKEGKLRVEKVVSVIDCGTFVNPDTIRAQTEGNIAMGLTAAIKDPIIFREGKVQQSNFHNYRMLRINEMPEVEVHIMQNNEHPGGVGEPGLPPVAPALANAVFSATGKRIRKLPINMDEV, encoded by the coding sequence ATGAAATCAACTAAGGGAGTTTCAAGAAGAACCTTTTTGAAAAGGAGTTCTGCTACCGGTATTTTTCTGGCACTTGGTTTTCCGGCAGCTGCCCTTGAGGCTGTAGCTGAAAAAATGCCCCCGCTGCAGAACATGGTGCTGGAAGCCCTCAAAGGCATAGAGATAAATCCTTTCATCATCATTGAGCAATCAGGAAAGATCACCATTGTCAGCCATAAGCCCGATATGGGGCAGGGCACCTGGCAATCTATCCCCACCGTTGTGGCCGAAGAGCTGGATGTAGATCCGGCAACCATCACCATCAAATCATCAGTAGGTGAGAAAAAGTTTGGAGACCAGCTGGCGGCCGGCAGCAGCAGCATCAGGGGCTCGTGGAATACCCTGCGGAAGTCAGGTGCTGCAGCCAGGGAAATGCTGATGACGACTGCCGCCCAACAGTGGGGAGTACCTGTAGCAGAATGCAGTACAGCCAATGCCAGGGTACTTCATGCTTCCACAGGCAAAAGCTTAGGCTATGGTGAGCTGATAGAAGCGGCCAGCAAACTGCCAGTTCCTGCCGAGCCAAAGCTAAAAGCTGCTACAGCATTTAAATGGGTAGGCAAGTCTGTTCCAAAACCAGATGTTCCGCTAAAGGTAAATGGCACCGCGGTTTACGGTATGGATATGAAAGTACCTGGCATGCTGTATGCCTCTGTTGAGCGCTGCCCTACCATTACGGGTAAGCTGTTAAGCTTTGATGATAGCAATGCCAGGGCCGTAAAAGGGGTGAAGCAGGTACTAAAGTCGGAAAGGCCCTTTTTCTCCAGAACATTTGAGGGAGTGGCCGTTATTGCCGATAACTACTACAGTGCCCTGGAAGGCAGAAAAAAGCTGGCGATAGAATGGGATACTAGTGCAGAAAAAGGGGTAGACTCTGATGCTTTTATTGCCAGCTTACATGAATTGGCAGGGCAGGAGGGAGCTGTTCATGACCAGGCACCGGAATTTAACCTGGTGCTGGAGCAAGCCTCTCAGAAACATACTGCCGATTACGAAACCCCTTTTCTCGCACATAGCCCCTTAGAGCCGGAAAATGCCCTGGTGCATGTTCGGGACGGGGAGTGTGAAATATGGGCACCCATGCAAGGTCCCGATGGTGTTGTAAATGCAGTGAGCGAATACCTGGGCATTCCCTACGAAAAAGTGACTATCCATGTGCCTTTTCTGGGGGGTGGCTTTGGTCGTAAAGCTTTTACCGACTACATCCTGGAGGCTGCGTACCTGTCGCGCGAACTAAAAGCACCTGTTAAAGTGGTGTGGACCCGCGAAGATGATACCCTCCAGGGGCCTTTCCGTTCGGCCAGCGTAAGCAGAATGGAAGGCGCCTTAGATAAAGAAGGTAAATTGCTGGCCCTTCATCATAAAATTGTAGCGCCCAGCATACAGGGGCAGCTCTGGAATGGGCTACAGGAAAATACCCCCGATGTATGGGCAATGGAGGGAATTAGCAAGCATGATTCTCCCTACCAGGTCCCAAACTACAAAACCAGTTTTGTGCTGGCAGAAACAAGTATACCCATTGCCTGGTGGAGATCCGTATATGCCTCTGCCAGTATGTTCGGCCATGAATCTTTTATTGATGAGCTGGCCCATATGAGCGGCAAAGATCCCCTGGATATGCGTATTGAGATGAGCCAGAACGACTCCAGGTACCGCAAAGTACTGGAAGCATTAAAGGAAAAGTCGGGCTGGGCCGGAAAGCTTTCGGCTGGTAAAGGAAAAGGTTGCGCCATTACCAAGTCTTTTGGTAGTATTGTAGCACATGCGCTTTTTATGGGGCGTAACAAAGAAGGTAAACTGAGGGTGGAAAAAGTTGTGAGTGTAATAGATTGCGGCACTTTTGTAAATCCCGATACCATACGCGCCCAGACAGAAGGAAATATAGCCATGGGACTCACGGCGGCTATCAAAGATCCAATTATCTTTAGGGAGGGAAAAGTGCAGCAGAGCAATTTTCACAACTACCGCATGTTGCGCATCAATGAAATGCCTGAGGTGGAGGTCCACATTATGCAAAACAATGAGCATCCCGGTGGTGTGGGAGAGCCCGGCCTGCCGCCGGTGGCACCTGCCCTGGCTAATGCTGTGTTCAGCGCCACAGGCAAAAGAATCAGAAAACTACCCATTAACATGGATGAAGTATAG
- a CDS encoding histone acetyltransferase HPA2-like acetyltransferase (COG0454 Histone acetyltransferase HPA2 and related acetyltransferases), with translation MKPAHYHIDKVYEAEYAEVVELWEASVRATHTFLDEAAIAYYKPLMLREYLKAVELRCVRNDHQKIVGFLGVGEKKIEMLFIHPDVRGHGIGKMLLKHACQEMDATSVDVNEDNQQAVGFYEYQGFRTVARSALDAMGKPYPILHMELPK, from the coding sequence ATGAAACCAGCTCACTATCACATCGACAAAGTTTACGAAGCAGAATATGCTGAAGTAGTGGAGCTTTGGGAAGCTTCTGTACGGGCAACCCACACTTTTCTGGATGAGGCAGCCATAGCCTACTACAAACCACTGATGCTGCGTGAGTATCTGAAGGCGGTAGAACTACGTTGCGTCAGGAATGATCATCAAAAGATTGTGGGGTTTTTAGGTGTGGGGGAGAAAAAAATAGAAATGCTTTTCATTCATCCCGATGTGCGGGGGCATGGCATTGGCAAAATGCTGCTAAAGCATGCATGCCAGGAAATGGATGCTACCAGTGTGGATGTAAATGAAGATAATCAGCAGGCGGTGGGATTTTATGAGTACCAGGGCTTCAGAACCGTAGCACGATCGGCGCTCGATGCAATGGGAAAACCTTATCCCATCCTCCACATGGAATTGCCAAAATAA